Proteins encoded in a region of the Malaciobacter mytili LMG 24559 genome:
- the rpsC gene encoding 30S ribosomal protein S3, translated as MGQKVNPIGLRLGINRNWESRWFPSFSKMPVNVAEDDKIRKFVKKELYYAGVAQTIVERTAKKVRVTIVAARPGIIIGKKGADVEKLKDSLSKLVGKEIAVNIKEERKPQISAQLAAENVAQQLERRVAFRRAMKRVMQNALKGGAKGIKVSVSGRLGGAEMARTEWYLEGRVPLHTLRARIDYGFAEAHTTYGCIGIKVWIFKGEVLAKGIQPEKAETSKPKRRPSKRRGK; from the coding sequence ATGGGTCAAAAAGTTAATCCAATAGGTTTAAGACTTGGTATTAACAGAAACTGGGAATCAAGATGGTTTCCTTCATTTTCTAAAATGCCAGTAAATGTTGCAGAAGACGACAAAATTAGAAAATTCGTTAAAAAAGAGTTATACTATGCTGGTGTTGCTCAAACTATAGTAGAAAGAACTGCTAAAAAAGTTAGAGTTACTATCGTTGCTGCTAGACCAGGTATCATTATTGGTAAAAAAGGTGCTGATGTTGAAAAACTAAAAGATAGCCTTTCTAAATTAGTTGGAAAAGAAATCGCTGTAAACATCAAAGAAGAAAGAAAACCACAAATTTCTGCTCAATTAGCTGCTGAAAATGTTGCTCAACAATTAGAAAGAAGAGTTGCATTTAGAAGAGCTATGAAAAGAGTTATGCAAAACGCTTTAAAAGGTGGAGCAAAAGGAATTAAAGTTTCTGTTTCTGGAAGACTTGGTGGAGCTGAAATGGCTAGAACTGAGTGGTACTTAGAAGGTAGAGTTCCATTACATACTTTAAGAGCAAGAATTGATTATGGTTTTGCTGAAGCTCATACAACATATGGTTGTATTGGTATTAAAGTTTGGATTTTCAAAGGTGAAGTACTTGCAAAAGGTATTCAACCAGAAAAAGCTGAAACTTCTAAACCAAAAAGAAGACCAAGTAAAAGAAGAGGTAAGTAA
- the rplP gene encoding 50S ribosomal protein L16 codes for MLMPKRTKYRKVMKGRNRGKASRGNFLAYGEFGIKAVEHGRIDSRQIEAARIAMTRKVKRQAKVWIKVFPDKPLTAKPLETRMGKGKGAVDKWVMNIKPGRVCFEMAGVSEELAREALTLAMHKLPFKTKIVTRDSENELY; via the coding sequence ATGTTAATGCCTAAAAGAACAAAATATAGAAAAGTAATGAAAGGGCGAAACAGAGGTAAAGCTTCAAGAGGTAACTTTTTAGCTTACGGTGAGTTCGGAATTAAAGCAGTAGAACACGGAAGAATCGATTCAAGACAAATCGAAGCTGCCAGAATTGCTATGACTAGAAAAGTTAAGAGACAAGCAAAAGTTTGGATTAAAGTTTTCCCAGATAAACCTCTTACTGCTAAACCATTAGAAACAAGAATGGGTAAAGGTAAAGGTGCTGTTGATAAATGGGTTATGAACATTAAACCAGGTAGAGTTTGTTTCGAGATGGCTGGTGTTAGTGAAGAGTTAGCAAGAGAAGCTTTAACTTTAGCTATGCACAAATTACCATTTAAAACTAAAATTGTAACAAGAGATAGCGAAAATGAATTATACTGA
- the rpmC gene encoding 50S ribosomal protein L29: MNYTDIKDKSLTELNELLKEKKVLLFELKAKLKTMQLTNTSELRVVKKDIAKIQTAITAAKAN, encoded by the coding sequence ATGAATTATACTGATATTAAAGATAAAAGCTTAACAGAGTTAAACGAGTTATTAAAAGAGAAAAAGGTGCTTCTTTTTGAATTAAAAGCTAAGCTAAAAACTATGCAGTTAACAAATACATCTGAATTAAGAGTGGTAAAAAAAGATATCGCAAAAATTCAAACAGCAATTACTGCAGCAAAAGCTAACTAA
- the rpsQ gene encoding 30S ribosomal protein S17 codes for MTHKREIQGVVVKKSGDKTASILVTRSVLHPKYHKTVKRFKKYLIHDEKNELNEGDTVIAVECRPLSKTKSFRLKTIVATGVK; via the coding sequence ATGACACATAAAAGAGAGATTCAAGGTGTAGTGGTTAAAAAATCAGGTGATAAAACTGCGTCTATCTTAGTTACAAGATCGGTTTTACACCCTAAATACCACAAGACTGTAAAAAGATTTAAAAAATACTTAATCCATGATGAAAAGAATGAGTTAAATGAAGGTGATACTGTTATTGCTGTTGAATGCAGACCACTTTCTAAAACTAAATCTTTCAGATTAAAAACAATAGTAGCTACAGGAGTTAAATAA
- the rplN gene encoding 50S ribosomal protein L14 → MIQSFTRLNVADNTGAKEIMCIKVLGGSKRRYATVGDVIVASVKKALPTGKIKKGQVVKAVIVRTHKEVQRENGSLIRFDDNAAVILDNKREPVGTRIFGPVAREVRYSGFMKIVSLAPEVL, encoded by the coding sequence ATGATTCAAAGTTTTACTAGATTAAATGTAGCTGATAACACTGGTGCAAAAGAGATTATGTGTATCAAAGTTTTAGGTGGGTCTAAAAGAAGATATGCAACAGTTGGTGACGTTATCGTTGCTTCTGTAAAAAAAGCTCTTCCAACAGGAAAAATTAAAAAAGGTCAAGTAGTTAAAGCAGTAATCGTTAGAACTCATAAAGAAGTTCAAAGAGAAAATGGTTCTTTAATCAGATTTGATGATAATGCTGCAGTTATTCTTGATAATAAAAGAGAACCAGTTGGAACAAGGATTTTTGGACCTGTTGCTAGAGAAGTTAGATATTCAGGTTTTATGAAAATTGTTTCACTTGCTCCGGAGGTATTATAA
- the rplX gene encoding 50S ribosomal protein L24 produces MAVKLKIKKGDTVKIIAGDDKGKTGEVLKVLPKENKVIVKDCKVAKKAVKPDQEKNPNGGFVNKEMPIDISNVAKVEGK; encoded by the coding sequence ATGGCAGTTAAATTAAAAATCAAAAAAGGTGATACAGTAAAAATCATCGCAGGTGACGATAAAGGTAAAACTGGTGAAGTTTTAAAAGTGTTACCAAAAGAAAACAAAGTAATCGTAAAAGATTGCAAAGTTGCTAAAAAAGCTGTTAAGCCAGATCAAGAGAAAAACCCAAATGGTGGTTTTGTAAACAAAGAGATGCCTATTGATATCTCTAATGTAGCAAAAGTAGAAGGTAAATAA
- the rplE gene encoding 50S ribosomal protein L5, which produces MAARLLEKYKNEIKPVLEAEFPKNKMLTARVEKVVISVGAGEAMKDTKLMQNIQDTISLIAGQYAVKVIAKKSVAGFKVREGMPVGVKVTLRGENMYNFLDKLCSIALPRVKDFRGLKRNGFDGRGNYNFGLDEQLMFPEVVYDNIIKTHGMNISISTSADNDAEALRLLELVGIPFTKGRA; this is translated from the coding sequence ATGGCAGCAAGATTATTAGAAAAATATAAAAATGAAATTAAACCAGTATTAGAAGCTGAATTCCCAAAAAACAAAATGCTAACTGCTAGAGTAGAAAAAGTAGTTATCTCTGTTGGTGCGGGTGAAGCTATGAAAGATACTAAGTTAATGCAAAATATTCAAGATACTATCTCTTTAATTGCTGGACAATATGCAGTTAAAGTTATTGCTAAAAAATCTGTTGCAGGTTTTAAAGTAAGAGAAGGTATGCCTGTTGGTGTTAAAGTTACACTAAGAGGTGAGAATATGTATAATTTCTTAGATAAACTTTGTTCAATTGCTTTACCAAGAGTAAAAGACTTTAGAGGTCTAAAAAGAAATGGATTCGATGGTAGAGGAAATTATAACTTCGGACTTGATGAACAATTAATGTTCCCTGAAGTTGTTTATGATAACATTATCAAAACTCACGGTATGAATATTTCAATTTCTACAAGTGCAGATAATGATGCTGAAGCATTAAGATTATTAGAGCTTGTTGGAATTCCATTTACTAAAGGAAGAGCGTAA
- a CDS encoding type Z 30S ribosomal protein S14 yields MAKKSMIAKQKRTPKFSTRAYTRCSVCGRPHSVYRDFGLCRVCLRKMANEGLLPGVRKSSW; encoded by the coding sequence ATGGCAAAGAAATCTATGATTGCTAAGCAAAAGAGAACTCCTAAGTTCTCTACAAGAGCATATACAAGATGTTCAGTTTGTGGAAGACCACATTCAGTTTACAGAGATTTTGGTCTTTGTAGAGTTTGTTTAAGAAAAATGGCTAACGAGGGATTACTTCCTGGTGTTAGAAAATCTAGTTGGTAG
- the rpsH gene encoding 30S ribosomal protein S8 gives MMNDIIADALTRIRNAAMRKLEVATLLHSNTVVGILDVLQQKEYIDSYKVIDGEKNKKTVQVTLKYDDNDNSVINELTRVSKPGRRVYRPSSELKSFKNGYGTIIVSTNKGIIANDEAFASNVGGEVLCTVW, from the coding sequence ATGATGAATGATATAATCGCAGATGCTTTAACTAGAATTAGAAATGCTGCAATGAGAAAATTAGAAGTTGCAACATTATTACACTCAAATACAGTTGTTGGTATCTTAGATGTTTTACAACAAAAAGAGTATATAGATAGTTACAAAGTTATTGATGGTGAAAAAAATAAAAAAACAGTTCAAGTTACTTTAAAGTATGATGATAATGATAACTCTGTAATTAATGAATTAACAAGAGTTTCTAAACCAGGAAGAAGAGTTTATAGACCTTCTTCTGAGTTAAAAAGTTTTAAAAACGGATACGGTACTATTATTGTTTCTACAAACAAAGGTATCATTGCTAATGATGAAGCTTTCGCTTCTAATGTTGGTGGTGAAGTACTGTGTACTGTATGGTAG
- the rplF gene encoding 50S ribosomal protein L6, translated as MSRIGKKPISIPSGIEITVDGTVVNVKKGNKVSSVETHGRVGIELSDNQIVLSRADESQQASAYWGTYRALINNAVVGLSDGFSKSLEINGVGYRAAIKGNALELQLGYSHPINYEIPAGLEITVDKNVINVKGADKQQVGQAAAVIRGFRKPEPYKGKGVKYSDEVIVRKAGKTAKK; from the coding sequence ATGTCTAGAATTGGAAAAAAACCTATCTCAATACCAAGTGGAATTGAAATTACTGTTGATGGTACAGTAGTTAATGTTAAAAAAGGAAATAAAGTATCTTCTGTTGAAACTCACGGAAGAGTTGGAATCGAACTTTCTGATAATCAAATTGTATTATCAAGAGCTGACGAGTCTCAACAAGCTTCAGCTTACTGGGGAACATATAGAGCTTTAATTAACAATGCTGTTGTTGGATTAAGTGATGGTTTTTCTAAATCATTAGAAATCAATGGGGTTGGTTATAGAGCAGCTATTAAAGGTAATGCGTTAGAGTTACAATTAGGTTATTCACACCCAATTAACTATGAGATTCCTGCAGGATTAGAAATAACTGTTGATAAAAACGTTATTAATGTAAAAGGTGCTGATAAACAACAAGTTGGTCAAGCAGCTGCAGTAATTAGAGGTTTCAGAAAACCAGAGCCTTATAAAGGTAAAGGTGTTAAGTATTCTGACGAAGTTATCGTTAGAAAAGCTGGTAAAACTGCTAAAAAATAA
- the rplR gene encoding 50S ribosomal protein L18 has translation MSRAKDIAKKNALRIKRKRRVRGKISGTAEKPRVSIFKSNRFLSAQVIDDVAGITLASVSSKALGLTANKESASKAGAELANSLKAKNIDTVTFDRNGYLYHGVVAAFADALRDNGIKL, from the coding sequence ATGAGTAGAGCAAAAGATATAGCAAAAAAGAATGCTTTAAGAATTAAAAGAAAAAGAAGAGTTAGAGGTAAAATCTCTGGTACTGCTGAAAAGCCAAGAGTATCAATTTTCAAATCTAACAGATTTTTATCAGCTCAAGTTATTGATGACGTAGCTGGTATCACTTTAGCTTCAGTTAGTTCAAAAGCTTTAGGATTAACTGCAAATAAAGAGAGTGCTTCAAAAGCTGGTGCTGAATTAGCAAACAGTTTAAAAGCTAAAAACATTGATACTGTTACTTTTGATAGAAACGGTTATCTGTATCATGGTGTGGTTGCAGCATTTGCTGACGCATTAAGAGACAATGGTATTAAATTATAA
- the rpsE gene encoding 30S ribosomal protein S5: protein MAAVNREDFQEAIVKIGRVTKVVKGGRRFRFTALVVVGDKNGTVGFGTGKAKEVPDAIKKALDDAFKSLVKVSIKGTTIAHDIEHKYNSSRILLKPASEGTGLIAGGAARPVLELSGVKDIIAKSLGSNNPNNLVQATVEALARIKG from the coding sequence ATGGCAGCAGTAAATAGAGAAGATTTTCAAGAAGCAATCGTTAAAATCGGAAGAGTAACAAAAGTTGTAAAGGGTGGTAGAAGATTCAGATTTACAGCTTTAGTTGTTGTTGGTGATAAAAATGGTACAGTAGGTTTCGGAACTGGTAAAGCAAAAGAGGTTCCAGATGCGATTAAAAAAGCTTTAGATGATGCATTCAAATCATTAGTAAAAGTTTCTATTAAAGGAACTACAATTGCACATGATATTGAGCATAAATATAATTCTTCAAGAATTTTATTAAAACCAGCTTCAGAAGGTACAGGACTTATCGCAGGTGGTGCGGCAAGACCAGTTCTTGAGTTATCAGGTGTTAAAGATATTATTGCAAAATCTTTAGGATCAAATAATCCAAATAACCTTGTACAAGCTACAGTAGAAGCTTTAGCTAGAATTAAAGGATAA
- the rplO gene encoding 50S ribosomal protein L15, which translates to MALNNLKPAEGSVKEIKRVGRGQGSGMGKTATRGNKGQKARSGFKNKRGFEGGQQPLHRRLPKVGFFSRTVKPYSINVDKVTKIATLDEITLDSIKSVYKLSKSVEKVKLIGSTAKDLASKIKDENVTTTGN; encoded by the coding sequence ATGGCATTAAATAATTTAAAACCAGCTGAAGGTAGTGTTAAAGAAATTAAAAGAGTTGGTAGAGGTCAAGGTTCAGGAATGGGTAAGACTGCTACTAGAGGAAATAAAGGTCAAAAAGCTAGATCTGGATTTAAGAATAAAAGAGGATTCGAGGGTGGTCAGCAACCATTACATAGAAGACTTCCAAAAGTAGGTTTCTTTTCAAGAACAGTTAAACCTTACTCTATCAATGTTGATAAAGTAACTAAAATTGCTACACTTGATGAGATTACTTTAGATTCTATTAAATCAGTTTATAAACTATCTAAATCAGTTGAAAAAGTTAAATTAATTGGTTCAACTGCTAAAGATTTAGCATCTAAAATTAAAGACGAAAACGTAACAACAACTGGAAATTAA